A window of Pseudomonas putida genomic DNA:
AGAAAGACGCTGATGAGGAACAGTCTGATGGCTGGCAAAACGCTCTACGACAAACTCTGGGAAGCCCATGAGGTCAAGCGCCGTGATGACGGCTCGTCCTTGATCTACATCGATCGCCACATCATCCACGAAGTGACGTCGCCCCAGGCCTTCGAAGGCCTGCGCCTGGCCAACCGCAAACCCTGGCGCATCGACGCCAACATCGCCACGCCGGACCACAACGTGCCGACCACGCCAGAGCGCAAGGGCGGTATCGAGGCCATCGTCGACCAGGTGTCGCGCCTGCAGGTGCAGACCCTCGACGAGAACTGTGACGAATATGGCATCGTCGAATTCAAGATGAATGACGAGCGTCAAGGTATCGTCCACGTCATCAGCCCGGAGCAGGGTGCCACCTTGCCTGGCATGACCGTGGTCTGCGGTGACTCGCACACCTCCACCCACGGCGCCTTCGGTGCCTTGGCCCATGGCATCGGCACCTCCGAGGTAGAGCATGTGCTCGCTACCCAGTGCCTGGTCGCCAAGAAGATGAAGAACATGCTGGTACGCGTGGAAGGCCAGTTGCCTGCCGGTGTTACCGCCAAGGACATCGTGCTGGCCGTGATCGGCAAGATCGGTACCGCCGGTGGTAACGGCCACGCCATGGAGTTTGCCGGCAGTGCCATCCGCGAATTGTCGATGGAAGGCCGCATGACCATCTGCAACATGTCCATCGAAGCCGGTGCCCGCGTAGGCCTGGTGGCGGTGGACGACACCACGGTTGCCTATGTCGAAGGCCGCCCGTACGCGCCCAAGGGCGAGCAGTGGAAACAGGCGGTCGCAGCCTGGAAAGGCCTGGTTTCCGACGCTGACGCAGTGTTCGACAGCGTGGTCGAGCTCGATGCTGCGCAAATCAAGCCGCAGGTCAGCTGGGGCACCTCGCCGGAAATGGTCCTGGCCGTCGACCAGCGCGTGCCGGACCCGGCTGCCGAGCCAGACCTGATCAAGCGTGGCTCGATCGAGCGCGCCCTCAAGTACATGGGCCTGGCCGCCAACCAGGCGATCACCGATATCAAGCTTGACCGCGTATTCATCGGTTCGTGCACCAACTCGCGCATCGAAGACCTGCGCGCTGCCGCCGCAATCGCCAAGGGGCGCAAGGTCGCTGCCAACGTCAAGCAGGCACTGGTGGTTCCGGGCTCGGGCCTGGTCAAAGCCCAGGCCGAGCGTGAAGGCCTGGACAAGATCTTCCTCGAAGCCGGTTTCGAATGGCGTGAACCAGGCTGCTCGATGTGCCTGGCGATGAACCCGGACCGCCTGGAGAGCGGCGAGCACTGCGCGTCCACCTCCAACCGCAACTTCGAAGGCCGTCAGGGCGCCGGTGGCCGTACGCACCTGGTCAGCCCGGCCATGGCCGCCGCCGCCGCGGTGACCGGCCACTTCATCGATGTCCGCGAGTTGATCCAAGGGAGCGCAGCATGAAAGCCTTTACCCAGCACACTGGCCTCGTCGCGCCGTTGGACCGTGCCAACGTCGATACCGACCAGATCATCCCCAAGCAGTTTCTGAAGTCGATCAAGCGCACCGGCTTTGGCCCCAACCTGTTCGACGAGTGGCGTTACCTGGACGTGGGCCAGCCTTATCAGGACAACAGCAAGCGCCCGCTGAACAAGGAGTTCGTGCTCAACCACGAACGCTACCAGGGGGCCAGCGTGTTGCTGGCGCGGGAGAACTTCGGTTGCGGCTCCAGCCGTGAGCACGCGCCGTGGGCGCTGGACGAATACGGCTTCCGCAGCGTGATCGCGCCGAGCTTCGCCGACATCTTCTTCAACAACAGCTTCAAGAACGGTTTGCTGCCGATCATCCTCAGTGACGAGGAAGTCGACGAGCTGTTCAGGCAGGTGGAGGCCAACCCGGGTTACCAGCTGACCATCGACTTGCAGGCGCAGGCGGTGACCCGCCCGGATGGCAAGGTACTGCATTTCGAGATCGATGCGTTCCGCAAGCACTGCCTGCTCAACGGCCTGGACGACATCGGCCTGACCCTGCAGGACAGCGACGCGATCAAGGCCTTCGAAGGCAAGCACCGCGCAGCGCAGCCTTGGCTGTTCCGTGATGCCTGATTGTTTGTAGGTGGCAGTACCGGCCTCTTCGCGGGCACGCCCGCTCCCACAGAGAGCAGCGCTGTACCTGTGGGAGCGGGCATGCCCGCGAAAGGCCGGCGCAGGCAGCAAAAAACCAAAAGGAATGAGACATGACCAGCACCCAGCACACCGATGTGGTCCAACGCCAGTTCGGCGAACAGGCCAGCGCCTACCTCAGCAGCGCCGTGCACGCCCAGGGCAGTGAGTTTGCCCTGCTGCAGGCTGAACTGGCAGGGCAGGGCGCTGCCCGCGTGCTGGACCTGGGCTGTGGCGCCGGGCATGTCAGCTTCCATGTCGCCCCGCTGGTCGCCGAAGTGGTCGCCTACGACCTCTCGCAAGCCATGCTCGACGTGGTCGCCAGTGCCGCCGCCGAGCGCGGCCTGGCCAATATCACTACCGAGCGCGGCGCCGCCGAACGCCTGCCGTTCGCCGACGCCTCGTTCGACTTCGTCTTCAGCCGTTATTCGGCCCACCACTGGAGCGACCTGGGCCTGGCCCTGCGCGAAGTGCGTCGGGTGCTCAAGCCGGGTGGCGTGGCGGCGTTCATCGACGTGATGTCGCCGGGCAGCCCGCTGCTCGACACCTACCTGCAAACGGTCGAAGTACTGCGTGACACCAGCCATGTGCGCGATTATTCCGCCGCCGAATGGCAGCGCCAGGTCAGCGAGGCTGGTCTGCACGTGCGCAGCCACACCCGCCAGCCGCTGCGCCTGGAGTTTTCCAGCTGGGTCGAGCGCATGCGCACGCCCGAGCCGATGCGCGTGGCCATCCGCCAATTGCAGCAAGCCATGGGCGAAGAAGTGCGGCAGTATTACCAGATCGAGGCCGATGGTTCGTTCAGCACCGATGTGCTGGTGTTGTGGGCCGAGCGTTAAGAATTTTTCGGTGGGGCCCGCTTGGCCGCACCGCGTGAATGGATAGAGGAAAGCATGAGCAAGCAGATTCTGATTCTCCCAGGTGACGGTATCGGCCCGGAAATCATGGCCGAAGCGGTCAAGGTGCTGGCGCTGGCCAACGACAAGTTCCAGCTCGGCTTCAGCCTGGAGCACGATGTGATCGGTGGCGCCGCCATCGACAAGCACGGCGTGCCGCTGGCCGACGAGACCCTGGAGCGTGCGCGCAAGGCTGATGCCGTGCTGCTGGGCGCCGTGGGCGGGCCGAAGTGGGACAAGATCGAGCGTGACATCCGCCCCGAGCGCGGCCTGCTGAAGATCCGTTCGCAACTGGGCCTGTTCGCCAACCTGCGCCCGGCCATCCTCTACCCGCAACTGGCCGATGCCTCGTCGCTCAAGCCAGAGATCGTTTCCGGCCTGGACATCCTTATCGTCCGCGAGCTGACCGGCGGTATCTACTTCGGTGCCCCGCGCGGCCAGCGCGAGCTGCAAGGTGGCGAGCGTCAGGCCTACGACACCCTGCCATACAGCGAAAGCGAAGTGCGCCGCATTGCCCGTGTCGGCTTTGACATGGCCCGCGTGCGTGGCAAGAAGCTGTGCTCGGTGGACAAGGCCAACGTCCTGGCTTCCAGCCAGCTGTGGCGCGAAGTGGTCGAGGACGTGGCCAAGGATTATCCGGATGTGGAACTGAGCCACATGTACGTCGACAACGCCGCCATGCAGCTGGTACGCGCGCCCAAGCAGTTCGATGTGATGGTGACCGACAACATGTTCGGTGACATTCTGTCGGATGAAGCTTCCATGTTGACCGGTTCCATCGGCATGCTGCCTTCGGCGTCGCTGGATGCCGACAACAAGGGCATGTACGAGCCGTGCCACGGCTCGGCGCCGGACATCGCAGGCCTTGGCATCGCCAACCCGCTGGCGACCATCCTGTCGGTGTCGATGATGCTGCGTTACAGCTTCAACCAGTCGGCTGCCGCCGAGGCGATCGAGAAGGCCGTGAGCCTGGTCCTGGACCAGGGCCTGCGCACCGGCGACATCTTCTCGGAAGGCTGCCGCAAAGTTGGTACGCAGGAAATGGGCGACGCAGTAGTCGCAGCGCTGCGGAATCTGTAATCTCTCTGGCCCGCCACCCAAAATTCCCGGTGGCGGCCCACTTTTAGCAAAGGTGTAGTTGCGATGAAACGTGTAGGTCTGATCGGTTGGCGCGGTATGGTCGGTTCCGTGCTCATGCAGCGGATGCTGGAGGAGCAGGATTTCGACCTCATCGAGCCGGTGTTCTTCACCACCTCCAATGTTGGCGGCCAGAGCCCGAACGTGGGCAAGGATACAGCTCCGCTCAAGGACGCTTATTCGATTGAAGAACTCAAGACCCTCGACGTGATCCTGACCTGCCAGGGCGGCGACTACACCAACGAGGTCTTCCCCAAGCTGCGTGAAGCCGGCTGGCAGGGTTACTGGATCGATGCCGCCTCGTCCTTGCGCATGCAGGATGACGCGGTGATCATCCTCGACCCGGTCAACCGCAAGGTCATCGACCAGCAGCTGGACGCGGGTACCAAGAACTACATCGGCGGCAACTGCACCGTCAGCCTGATGCTGATGGGCCTGGGCGGCCTGTTCGAAGCCGGCCTGGTCGAGTGGATGAGCGCCATGACCTACCAGGCCGCCTCGGGTGCCGGCGCGCAGAACATGCGCGAGCTGATCAAGCAGATGGGCGCTACCCATGCTGCCGTTGCCGATGACCTGGCCAACCCGGCCAGCGCCATTCTCGACATCGACCGCAAGGTTGCCGAGACCATGCGCAGCGAAGCGTTCCCGACCGAGAACTTCGGCGTGCCGCTGGCTGGCAGCCTGATCCCGTGGATCGACAAGGAGCTGCCGAACGGTCAGAGCCGTGAAGAGTGGAAAGCCCAGGCCGAGACCAACAAGATCCTCGGCCGCTTCAAGAGCCCGATCCCGGTCGACGGCATCTGCGTGCGCATCGGCGCCATGCGTTGCCACAGCCAGGCGCTGACCATCAAGCTGAACAAGGACGTGCCGCTGGCCGACATCGAAGGCATGATCAGCCAGCACAACCCTTGGGTGAAGCTGGTGCCTAACCAGCGTGAAATCAGCATGCAGGAGCTGAGCCCGACCAAGGTTACCGGTACCCTGAACATCCCGGTTGGCCGCCTGCGCAAGCTGAACATGGGTTCGCAGTACCTGGGCGCGTTCACCGTCGGTGACCAATTGCTGTGGGGCGCGGCCGAACCGCTGCGCCGCATGCTGCGGATTCTGCTGGAGCGTTGATCGTTCCGGTCTGACCGAAAACCCGCGCTGGCGACAGCGCGGGTTTTTTACATCCGATCCATCCCGGCCGGCCCGACCAGGCTCTTCTCTGCTTTTGCTTTTGCTTTTGCTTTTGCTTTTGCTTTTGCTTCTAGGCGCGCGATAGTTCAGGCGCCGCCGATTGCGACTTCAGGAGGCCGAGCGAAGGGACTGCGGAGGGAGGTGACGGGCATGGATGCCCGTCAAGCGCTGAGGCCCCATGGATGGGGCCTGCAGCGCGTACTCCCGGGAGCAGGCCCGTAGCGAGGGAACCCCGGAGCGAAGCGCAGGGGCCGGATGATGGGAGCGGACGGTTTTTGGTTCCTTTTTGCCACGACAAAAAGGGACCCGCCGTAAGGGCGGAAAGGTGAGTCAGCGCCACCTTTGAAAATGAATGTTGACCTTGTTGTTGATGCCCACGCTTGAAAGCGAAGAGCGAAGAGCGAAGAGCGAAGAGCGAAGAGCGAAGAGCGAAGAGCGGAAAAGTACTGGTCTTGATATCGCGCATTGTCCATTTACGATGGCGACGCATACTCACCTTTTCGCCCTTACGGCGAGTCACTTTTTGCCAAACGCGGCAAAAAGTAACCAAAAAACGCTGCGCTCCCATCATCCGGCCCCTACGCTGCGCTCCGGGGTTCCCTCGCGCCGGTCTTGCTCCCGGGAGTACGCGCTGCAGGCCCCATCCATGGGGCCTCAGCGCTTGACGGGCATCCATGCCCGTCACCTCCCTCCGCAAGACCTCTGCTCGGCCTCCTGAAGTCGCGAAGATCAAGATCAAGATCAAGATCAAGATCAAGATCAAGATCAAGAGCAGCGCAGCTCCAGGTTTGGGCCGGCACAGACAAAACTCTACAATCCGAGTAAAGTGCCGCCCCCGCCGTTTTCAGCAAAAGGATCCCTTCCATGACACACCCTTTGGACATCGCCGTCGTCGGCGCCACCGGCAGCGTCGGTGAAGCCCTGGTGCAGATTCTCGAAGAACTGGATTTCCCGGTCGCCACCCTGCACCTGCTGGCCAGCATGGAATCGGCGGGCAGCAGCGTGATGTTCGCCGGAAAGAAGCTGAAAGTGCGCGAAGTGGATAGCTTCGACTTCGCCCAGGTCAAACTGGCCTTCTTCGCTGCGGGCGCTGCAGTCAGCCGCAGCTTTGCCGGCAAGGCGCTGCAGGCGGGCTGCACGGTCATCGACCTGTCCGCCGGCCTGGACGACGCCCTGGCCCTGGTGCCCGAAGCCAACGCCGAACGCCTGGCTGGCCTGGCATTGCCCGCCCGCATCGTCAGCCCGTGCTCGGCTGCGGTTGCCTTGGCCGTTGCCCTGGCACCGCTCAAGGGCCTGCTGGATATCGAGCGGGTGCAGGTAATGGCCGCGCTGGCGGTATCCGCGCAAGGCCGTGAAGCGGTCAACGAACTGGCCCGGCAAACCGCCGAGCTGCTCAATGCCCAGACCGCTGGAGCCGCGCTTCTTCGACCGCCAGGTCGCATTCAACCTGTTGGCCCAGGTCGGCGCTGCCGATGAGCACGGCCACACGGCGCTGGAGCGCCGCCTGGTCAGTGAGCTGCGGGTACTGCTGGGCCTGCCTGAGCTGAAGATTTCCGTTAGCTGCGTTCAAGTCCCGGTGTTTTTCGGCGATAGCTTCAGTGTGGCGGTGCAGAGCCGTCGTCCGGTGGACCTGGACGCGGTCAGCCAGGCCCTCGAGGCGGCCGACAGCGTCGAGCTGGTGGCGCGCGATGATTATCCGACCCCGGTTGGCGACGCAGTGGGCCAGGACGTGGTCTATGTTGGTCGTGTACGGCACGGTGTTGATGACGACCAGCAGCTCAACCTCTGGCTGACCACCGACAACGTGCGCAAAGGCGCCGCGCTCAATGCCGTGCAAGTGGCGCAATTGTTGATTAAACACATGCCGTAAAAGATACTGGCGAGCAATTTTGTCCTGCTCTGCATGCAGGTTTCAGGACGCTTCATACAAGGGAAGAGGTCATGCTTCGAATTCGCAAACTGGTTCTGGCCATGGCTGCAGCATCGGCGCTGTCGTCGGGCATGGCGAATGCCCTGGGCCTGGGGGAGCTGACGCTCAAGTCGGCACAGAATCAGCCGCTGGACGCCGAGATCGAGCTGCTCGACGTGCGCGACCTCACCGCTGCCGAAGTGGCGCCGAGTCTGGCGCCGCCGGAAGAGTTCAGCAAGGCCGGGGTGGCGCTGCCGACTTACCTCGAAGACCTCACCTTCACACCGGTGATCAACCCCAACGGCAAGAGCGTGCTGCGGGTTACCTCCAGCCAGCCGCTGCCGGGGCCGGTGGTAAAGTTCCTGGTCCAGGTGATGTGGCCGCAGGGCCGCCTGCTGCGTGACTACAGTGTGCTGCTCGACCAGGCCAAGGCCCAGGGTGACAAGCCGGCGCCAGGTAATGTCGCTCCAGCGGTAACCGGTGCTGGCAGCTACTACCACCCAGCGCCGCGACACCTTGTGGCAGATCGCCGCGCGCAACACCCAGGGGGGCTCGATCCAGCAGACCATGATCGCGATCCAGGCGCTGAACCCGGACGCCTTCATCGGCAACAACATCAACCAGCTGAAGGTGGGCCAGGTGCTGCGCCTGCCCGACCAGCAGCAGATCCAGAACATCCCGCAGGGCGAGGCGACCGCCGAGGTGGCCGAGCAGTATGCCGCCTGGCGTGAAGGCCGCCGCCTGGGGCCGCGTGCACGGCAGCTGGACGCCACCCGTCGCGGTGCCGCCGAGGCAGCGCCGGCGCGTATCGCCCAGGGCGACAACCTGCGCCTGGTCAGCCCGGGCAACCAGGCCGGTGCCAACCAGGCCAAGGCCCTCAACGACAAGCTGGCGGTGGCCCAGGAAAGCCTGGACACCAGCCGTCGCGACAACGAAGAACTCAAG
This region includes:
- the leuD gene encoding 3-isopropylmalate dehydratase small subunit, with the protein product MKAFTQHTGLVAPLDRANVDTDQIIPKQFLKSIKRTGFGPNLFDEWRYLDVGQPYQDNSKRPLNKEFVLNHERYQGASVLLARENFGCGSSREHAPWALDEYGFRSVIAPSFADIFFNNSFKNGLLPIILSDEEVDELFRQVEANPGYQLTIDLQAQAVTRPDGKVLHFEIDAFRKHCLLNGLDDIGLTLQDSDAIKAFEGKHRAAQPWLFRDA
- the leuB gene encoding 3-isopropylmalate dehydrogenase: MSKQILILPGDGIGPEIMAEAVKVLALANDKFQLGFSLEHDVIGGAAIDKHGVPLADETLERARKADAVLLGAVGGPKWDKIERDIRPERGLLKIRSQLGLFANLRPAILYPQLADASSLKPEIVSGLDILIVRELTGGIYFGAPRGQRELQGGERQAYDTLPYSESEVRRIARVGFDMARVRGKKLCSVDKANVLASSQLWREVVEDVAKDYPDVELSHMYVDNAAMQLVRAPKQFDVMVTDNMFGDILSDEASMLTGSIGMLPSASLDADNKGMYEPCHGSAPDIAGLGIANPLATILSVSMMLRYSFNQSAAAEAIEKAVSLVLDQGLRTGDIFSEGCRKVGTQEMGDAVVAALRNL
- the leuC gene encoding 3-isopropylmalate dehydratase large subunit — encoded protein: MAGKTLYDKLWEAHEVKRRDDGSSLIYIDRHIIHEVTSPQAFEGLRLANRKPWRIDANIATPDHNVPTTPERKGGIEAIVDQVSRLQVQTLDENCDEYGIVEFKMNDERQGIVHVISPEQGATLPGMTVVCGDSHTSTHGAFGALAHGIGTSEVEHVLATQCLVAKKMKNMLVRVEGQLPAGVTAKDIVLAVIGKIGTAGGNGHAMEFAGSAIRELSMEGRMTICNMSIEAGARVGLVAVDDTTVAYVEGRPYAPKGEQWKQAVAAWKGLVSDADAVFDSVVELDAAQIKPQVSWGTSPEMVLAVDQRVPDPAAEPDLIKRGSIERALKYMGLAANQAITDIKLDRVFIGSCTNSRIEDLRAAAAIAKGRKVAANVKQALVVPGSGLVKAQAEREGLDKIFLEAGFEWREPGCSMCLAMNPDRLESGEHCASTSNRNFEGRQGAGGRTHLVSPAMAAAAAVTGHFIDVRELIQGSAA
- a CDS encoding methyltransferase domain-containing protein, with protein sequence MTSTQHTDVVQRQFGEQASAYLSSAVHAQGSEFALLQAELAGQGAARVLDLGCGAGHVSFHVAPLVAEVVAYDLSQAMLDVVASAAAERGLANITTERGAAERLPFADASFDFVFSRYSAHHWSDLGLALREVRRVLKPGGVAAFIDVMSPGSPLLDTYLQTVEVLRDTSHVRDYSAAEWQRQVSEAGLHVRSHTRQPLRLEFSSWVERMRTPEPMRVAIRQLQQAMGEEVRQYYQIEADGSFSTDVLVLWAER
- the asd gene encoding aspartate-semialdehyde dehydrogenase, with the protein product MKRVGLIGWRGMVGSVLMQRMLEEQDFDLIEPVFFTTSNVGGQSPNVGKDTAPLKDAYSIEELKTLDVILTCQGGDYTNEVFPKLREAGWQGYWIDAASSLRMQDDAVIILDPVNRKVIDQQLDAGTKNYIGGNCTVSLMLMGLGGLFEAGLVEWMSAMTYQAASGAGAQNMRELIKQMGATHAAVADDLANPASAILDIDRKVAETMRSEAFPTENFGVPLAGSLIPWIDKELPNGQSREEWKAQAETNKILGRFKSPIPVDGICVRIGAMRCHSQALTIKLNKDVPLADIEGMISQHNPWVKLVPNQREISMQELSPTKVTGTLNIPVGRLRKLNMGSQYLGAFTVGDQLLWGAAEPLRRMLRILLER